In a genomic window of Ignavibacteria bacterium:
- a CDS encoding enoyl-CoA hydratase/isomerase family protein encodes METGSINLSIDNNIAKITFSHPKGNSLPSVLLKDLTNKFHELGNNKNVKIIILASDGNGAFCAGASFDELQSIKDFVTGKEFFMGFARLIIAMTNCPKFIIARIHGKAVGGGVGLISAADYAIASSNVSIRLSEFALGIGPFVVAPAIERKIGLNALASMTIDTEWRDSNWGL; translated from the coding sequence ATTAACCTAAGTATCGATAATAACATTGCGAAGATCACATTTTCTCATCCAAAGGGTAATTCACTTCCATCAGTTTTGTTAAAAGACTTGACGAATAAATTTCATGAACTTGGAAACAACAAAAATGTTAAGATAATAATTCTAGCGAGTGACGGAAACGGTGCGTTTTGTGCAGGCGCTTCATTCGACGAGCTTCAATCCATCAAAGATTTTGTTACCGGAAAAGAATTTTTCATGGGATTCGCTAGATTGATAATTGCGATGACGAACTGTCCAAAGTTTATAATCGCACGAATTCATGGAAAGGCCGTAGGAGGGGGGGTTGGTTTAATCTCGGCCGCCGATTATGCAATTGCTTCAAGTAATGTCTCGATCCGGTTAAGCGAATTTGCACTTGGAATCGGGCCATTTGTTGTTGCCCCTGCAATAGAAAGAAAAATAGGATTAAATGCGCTTGCAAGCATGACAATAGATACAGAGTGGAGAGATTCAAATTGGGGATTGAG